A genomic region of Bacteroidota bacterium contains the following coding sequences:
- a CDS encoding acetyl-CoA carboxylase biotin carboxyl carrier protein subunit, with translation MLKVKVNGEKETIINFDDDSLKSGKIGNKKFNWDLKLIDKECSYYHIIKDNLSYNTSVLDFDPETKSFVISVRGNVYKVSVKDEYDELLTNLGIDVAATKKASDVKAPMPGLVKEIQVNANDEVVIGQSLFVLEAMKMENIIKSPVDGVIKSIEVKQETAVEKNQVLLKFK, from the coding sequence ATGTTGAAAGTCAAAGTGAATGGAGAAAAAGAAACAATCATCAATTTTGATGATGATTCACTGAAATCCGGGAAAATTGGAAATAAGAAATTCAATTGGGATCTCAAACTTATTGACAAAGAATGTAGTTACTATCATATTATCAAGGATAATTTATCGTATAACACCTCTGTGCTGGATTTTGACCCTGAAACAAAATCATTTGTCATTAGCGTTCGTGGCAATGTTTATAAAGTTAGCGTTAAAGATGAGTACGATGAACTACTGACAAATTTGGGTATCGATGTAGCTGCTACAAAAAAAGCAAGCGATGTAAAAGCACCTATGCCTGGTTTGGTTAAAGAAATTCAGGTTAATGCAAACGATGAAGTTGTTATTGGACAATCTCTTTTTGTGCTTGAAGCAATGAAAATGGAGAATATTATCAAATCTCCAGTGGATGGTGTTATTAAAAGTATCGAGGTAAAGCAGGAAACAGCTGTTGAAAAAAACCAGGTATTGCTGAAATTCAAATAG
- a CDS encoding TerB family tellurite resistance protein — MNFLRSYENGSHKHVKSYFENLISIAMADGKMDDSEYAFLLRVGEKLFTTEDEIKNILDHPKHYVFHAPASKDARLELLKDLVAMLLVDGKILEEEIKMCRKFAIVLHYKPEIVVQIVNCLVKYASTEFDKYDVLAEIEEIAE; from the coding sequence ATGAACTTCTTACGATCATACGAAAACGGATCACATAAACATGTTAAAAGTTATTTTGAAAACCTGATTTCTATAGCCATGGCTGATGGAAAAATGGACGATAGTGAATATGCGTTTTTATTACGTGTTGGCGAAAAGCTGTTTACAACAGAAGATGAAATAAAAAACATCCTGGATCATCCAAAACATTATGTATTTCATGCTCCTGCCAGCAAAGATGCACGTCTGGAACTCTTAAAGGATTTGGTTGCCATGTTGTTGGTAGACGGAAAAATTCTTGAGGAAGAAATAAAAATGTGCAGAAAATTTGCCATTGTGCTTCATTATAAACCAGAAATAGTTGTTCAAATAGTAAACTGTCTGGTAAAATATGCTTCAACAGAATTTGATAAATATGATGTGCTTGCAGAAATCGAAGAGATTGCTGAATGA
- a CDS encoding alpha/beta hydrolase, with protein MGFQKHIFEQEDLTLSYSIGGEGETLLLIHGFGGEGDVTFIRQLPYFAKSYQVIVPDLLWFGESNSSKTPSLNAQAEAIIQLLDSLNIDKMHIVGLSYGGFVCFELYRTHKERIQSVVIVDSPGPSFNLNYLDEFLDKNGVKAASDLFVPKNAEELQRLMDIVMYRDIKLPASILQNLFDKYWSRFQKEQTILLEELPENKVTFNEFTDYDQDDFLVIWGKNDEVFPYQSGLDLAKFLNCDIIAFNRSGHIVSVDKARKFNHALSQFLNRELKNN; from the coding sequence ATGGGTTTCCAAAAACATATATTCGAACAGGAAGATTTGACGCTTTCATACAGTATAGGTGGAGAAGGTGAAACTTTGTTATTAATTCATGGTTTTGGTGGAGAAGGAGATGTAACCTTTATCAGGCAACTACCTTATTTTGCTAAATCGTATCAGGTAATTGTGCCTGACCTTCTGTGGTTTGGAGAAAGTAATTCAAGCAAAACGCCCTCGCTAAATGCACAAGCTGAAGCAATCATACAATTGCTCGATAGCTTGAATATTGACAAAATGCATATTGTAGGCTTATCTTATGGTGGTTTTGTTTGCTTTGAATTGTATAGAACCCATAAGGAAAGAATCCAATCAGTTGTGATTGTTGATAGTCCTGGACCCAGTTTTAACCTCAACTATTTAGATGAATTTCTAGATAAAAATGGTGTAAAAGCTGCATCTGATTTATTTGTACCAAAAAATGCAGAAGAACTTCAGCGTTTAATGGACATAGTCATGTATCGTGATATCAAACTACCTGCTTCTATTTTGCAAAACCTCTTTGATAAATATTGGTCACGTTTTCAGAAAGAACAAACCATCCTATTAGAAGAATTACCTGAAAACAAAGTAACATTCAATGAGTTTACCGATTACGATCAAGATGATTTTTTAGTAATTTGGGGTAAAAATGATGAAGTTTTTCCTTATCAATCAGGATTGGATTTAGCTAAATTCCTGAATTGCGATATTATTGCATTTAATCGTAGCGGCCACATTGTGAGTGTTGATAAAGCAAGAAAATTTAATCACGCTTTAAGCCAGTTTCTTAATAGAGAGTTGAAAAATAATTAG
- a CDS encoding pirin family protein, producing the protein MSNDIIIKTRPLGFQWETANPFLFCVHHEDFYPKGNKDFGPDASLAGRNIGNDFEVKDGWRMYHGDTVPGFPVHPHRGFETITVVREGFVDHADSMGAAGRYSAGDVQWMTAGKGIQHAEMFPLLNMDKDNKLELFQIWLNLPKKDKFVDAHFKMLWADDIPIYSSEDKAVEALVIAGSLYGIKAPASPPNSWAANPDNHVEIYTIKMKANSVWTIPADEAGLNRTLFFFQGSKLKVAGESISDYHAIELYSNKVVELETGAEDCQLLFLQGKPIDEPVVQYGPFVMNTKAEIQQAYTDYQSTQFGGWPWDSKDPVHGKEKKRFAKHADGKIEQKE; encoded by the coding sequence ATGAGCAATGACATAATTATCAAAACCCGTCCATTGGGATTTCAATGGGAAACTGCGAATCCATTTTTGTTTTGTGTGCATCACGAAGACTTCTATCCGAAAGGGAATAAAGATTTCGGCCCTGATGCTTCATTGGCTGGTCGAAATATTGGAAATGATTTTGAAGTCAAAGATGGTTGGCGCATGTATCATGGAGATACAGTTCCTGGTTTTCCTGTTCACCCCCATCGAGGTTTTGAAACGATAACTGTTGTTAGGGAGGGATTTGTTGATCATGCGGATTCAATGGGTGCTGCCGGTCGCTATTCAGCAGGCGATGTTCAATGGATGACTGCAGGCAAAGGCATACAACATGCTGAAATGTTTCCTTTGTTAAACATGGATAAAGATAATAAGTTAGAACTTTTTCAGATTTGGCTAAACCTACCAAAAAAAGACAAATTTGTGGATGCTCATTTTAAAATGCTATGGGCTGACGATATTCCAATATATAGTTCAGAAGATAAAGCAGTTGAAGCGTTGGTAATTGCAGGGAGTTTGTATGGAATAAAAGCACCAGCTTCTCCTCCCAATTCTTGGGCTGCCAATCCTGACAATCATGTGGAGATTTATACGATAAAAATGAAAGCCAATTCCGTCTGGACGATTCCAGCTGATGAAGCTGGATTGAATCGAACTCTATTCTTTTTCCAAGGATCAAAATTAAAAGTAGCCGGTGAAAGCATTTCAGATTATCATGCCATTGAGCTCTATTCAAACAAAGTAGTTGAACTTGAAACGGGAGCTGAAGATTGTCAGCTATTATTCCTTCAAGGAAAACCCATTGATGAACCAGTGGTGCAATACGGCCCCTTTGTGATGAATACCAAGGCCGAAATTCAACAAGCTTATACAGATTATCAAAGCACACAATTTGGCGGTTGGCCTTGGGATAGTAAAGATCCCGTGCATGGAAAAGAGAAAAAACGCTTTGCGAAACATGCGGATGGGAAGATAGAGCAAAAAGAGTAA
- a CDS encoding ATP-binding protein, translating into MSRTIVGRAYEQQVLTDSLASQRSELLAIYGRRRIGKTYLIREFFDNKIMFSFTGLSTGKRADQIKNFILKLNEVTNDFKDQNQPTDWLEAFSYLKTFLKRIKESKKKKVIFIDEFPWVDSHKSGFLSAFENFWNDYCTTRNDLLVVVCGSAASYMVKKIINNSKGLSKRITQTIKLKPFNLQETQAFFKYKRIPMEEYEILKIYMVLGGVAEYLEHVKAGESAVITIDRLCFQHGAYLEDEYDEVFKSLFNENSFHQKIVNTLAKNKKEGISRDEILKELKISSGGRFSDSLDELILSGFVLKYDGYKNDIKTTLYRIYDEFCLFYLQFMRPYKGSKWIQIFQKQEYKSWCGYAFETICLKHYKEVKKALKCNQIESKNYSWHNPKAQVDLVIDRNDDVVNLCEIKFYNNEFSLDSNYLQGLRNRENQFRASTKTKKGINTVMITTWGVKSNQYSLAIVTNNLTMKCLFESM; encoded by the coding sequence ATGTCGAGAACAATAGTAGGAAGAGCATATGAGCAGCAAGTTTTAACCGACTCACTAGCAAGCCAAAGATCAGAACTGCTCGCTATTTATGGAAGGAGAAGAATTGGAAAAACCTACTTAATTAGAGAATTTTTTGACAATAAAATTATGTTTAGTTTTACTGGATTAAGCACTGGAAAAAGAGCAGATCAAATAAAAAACTTCATACTTAAACTAAATGAAGTAACGAATGATTTTAAAGATCAGAATCAACCAACTGATTGGCTGGAAGCATTTAGTTATCTCAAAACATTCCTTAAAAGGATTAAAGAATCAAAGAAGAAAAAGGTAATATTTATCGATGAATTTCCTTGGGTGGATTCACACAAATCTGGCTTCTTATCTGCATTTGAAAACTTCTGGAATGACTACTGTACCACAAGAAACGACTTGCTAGTAGTTGTATGTGGATCAGCAGCTTCATATATGGTCAAAAAAATTATTAATAATTCAAAAGGACTCAGTAAAAGAATAACACAAACAATTAAGCTTAAGCCATTCAATCTGCAAGAAACTCAAGCCTTCTTCAAGTATAAGAGAATCCCGATGGAAGAGTATGAAATATTGAAGATTTATATGGTATTAGGGGGTGTTGCTGAATATCTGGAGCACGTAAAAGCTGGAGAGTCAGCTGTAATAACAATAGATCGCTTATGCTTTCAACATGGTGCATACCTGGAAGATGAATACGATGAAGTATTTAAATCTTTATTCAATGAAAATTCATTTCACCAAAAAATAGTGAATACCCTGGCAAAAAATAAGAAAGAAGGGATTAGTAGAGACGAAATCTTGAAAGAATTAAAGATTTCATCAGGCGGAAGGTTTTCCGATTCTCTCGATGAATTGATACTTTCAGGTTTCGTATTAAAATACGATGGGTATAAAAACGACATAAAAACGACACTATATCGAATCTACGATGAATTCTGTTTGTTCTACCTTCAGTTTATGAGACCATATAAAGGGTCAAAATGGATACAAATTTTTCAAAAGCAAGAGTACAAATCATGGTGTGGTTATGCCTTTGAAACAATTTGTTTAAAACATTACAAAGAAGTAAAAAAAGCATTGAAATGCAACCAAATTGAATCCAAAAACTATAGTTGGCATAACCCTAAAGCACAAGTAGATTTGGTTATTGATCGAAATGATGATGTTGTGAATTTGTGCGAAATTAAGTTTTATAATAATGAATTTTCACTTGATTCCAACTACTTACAAGGACTTAGAAATAGGGAAAATCAATTTAGAGCATCTACAAAAACGAAGAAAGGGATTAATACAGTAATGATTACAACTTGGGGGGTAAAATCAAATCAGTATAGCCTGGCAATAGTTACAAACAACTTAACGATGAAATGCTTGTTTGAGTCGATGTGA
- a CDS encoding YitT family protein, with translation MNPVYQYIVTETIKRKIKQKNQKLPVKQYEKEVTKVKVELKHLVRDSFFIALGILSACVGLNGFLLPNMFIDGGVTGISLILTELTGVPLSVLLVLVNIPFIIMAFSTISRKFALRSMLAIILLAISVHFIHMPIITADKLLIAVFGGFFLGLGIGLSIRGGSVIDGTEVLAVFISKKTSMTIGDVILVFNVLIFMAAAYVFSIEISLYAMLTYLSASKTVDFVVSGIEEYLGITIISEKNEEIRLAITEKLGRGCTIYFGKKGFAKEGKDLQPIDIVYTLITRLELAKLHTEIDKIDEDAFIVMHSIKDAKGGMIKKRPLK, from the coding sequence ATGAATCCAGTATATCAATACATCGTTACAGAAACGATTAAAAGAAAAATTAAGCAGAAGAACCAAAAACTTCCTGTTAAGCAATATGAAAAAGAAGTCACAAAAGTAAAAGTGGAGCTCAAACATTTAGTTCGCGATAGTTTTTTTATAGCTTTAGGAATTCTATCAGCTTGTGTTGGGTTAAATGGATTTTTACTTCCCAATATGTTTATTGATGGTGGTGTTACAGGTATTTCGCTTATTCTTACTGAGTTAACCGGAGTTCCTTTGTCCGTTTTATTAGTCTTGGTAAATATTCCTTTTATCATCATGGCATTTTCTACCATCAGTAGAAAATTTGCTTTAAGAAGCATGCTGGCCATTATTCTTTTGGCTATTTCTGTTCATTTTATTCACATGCCAATAATAACTGCTGATAAACTTTTAATTGCTGTGTTTGGTGGTTTCTTTCTTGGATTGGGAATTGGATTATCCATTCGAGGAGGTTCTGTAATTGATGGAACGGAAGTTTTAGCAGTTTTTATTAGCAAAAAAACTTCAATGACCATTGGTGATGTAATCCTTGTTTTTAATGTGCTTATTTTTATGGCTGCAGCTTATGTGTTCTCAATTGAGATTTCCCTATATGCCATGCTGACCTATTTGTCTGCATCAAAAACTGTTGATTTTGTTGTGTCTGGAATAGAAGAATATTTAGGAATAACAATAATATCTGAAAAAAATGAAGAAATCAGGTTGGCTATTACCGAAAAACTAGGTCGTGGCTGTACAATTTACTTTGGCAAAAAAGGATTTGCCAAAGAAGGTAAAGACTTGCAACCAATTGACATTGTTTATACCTTAATAACCCGCTTGGAGTTAGCAAAACTCCACACAGAAATCGACAAAATTGATGAAGATGCATTTATTGTGATGCATAGCATAAAAGATGCAAAAGGAGGGATGATAAAAAAGCGGCCACTGAAATAA
- a CDS encoding AbgT family transporter → MEISKSTKKSRILSFVEKRGNALPHPASLFGILALIVLLLSVIGYYLGWNALHPATGETINTINLLSKEGFHKILLEMVENYTGFAPLGIVMVALLGIGIAESSGLISAAIRLMIIKSPTKIITFVVVLAGILSNIASDLGYVLIIPLGAIIFQSVGRHPIAGMAAAFAGVSGGFSANLFIGTIDPLLAGISTEAANIIDKDYYVLPTANYYFMVASTFILAFAGTWVTNKFVEPRLGKYSGEVKADKLEKLSAKEKKGLKIVGIVTIFFILLIAAGLYPENGLLRGPDNSIFKSPVLKGFIAILFIIASILGIVYGFITGNFKSDSDVVKGMVDNFKTLAAFLVLVFFAAQFVAYFKWSNLGLILAVSGAEFIQSLDIGLIPLAISFIILSGIINMFMGSASAKWAILGPVFIPMFMLLGYSPELSQVVFRIGDSVTNIISPMMSFFALIIVYFEKYDKKAGIGTLISTMLPYSLAFFVLWSLLLIGWILLKLPLGPGAGLFYG, encoded by the coding sequence ATGGAAATATCCAAAAGCACGAAAAAATCCAGAATACTATCCTTTGTTGAAAAGAGAGGGAATGCACTTCCTCATCCGGCAAGTTTATTTGGAATACTTGCATTAATTGTTTTGCTATTATCAGTAATTGGATATTACTTAGGCTGGAATGCTTTACATCCGGCAACTGGAGAAACTATAAATACAATCAATCTGCTTTCAAAAGAAGGATTTCATAAAATTCTTTTGGAAATGGTTGAAAACTATACTGGATTTGCTCCATTAGGAATTGTTATGGTTGCCTTATTGGGAATTGGAATAGCTGAAAGCAGTGGATTAATTAGTGCAGCTATCAGGTTGATGATCATAAAATCACCAACTAAAATTATAACTTTTGTAGTTGTTTTAGCAGGTATACTCTCAAATATTGCCTCAGATCTTGGCTATGTACTTATTATCCCATTGGGAGCAATCATCTTTCAATCTGTTGGCCGACATCCCATTGCTGGAATGGCAGCTGCATTTGCAGGCGTTTCAGGTGGCTTTAGTGCTAATTTATTCATTGGAACAATTGACCCATTGCTTGCTGGTATATCAACAGAAGCTGCAAATATTATAGACAAGGATTACTATGTTTTACCAACAGCCAATTACTATTTCATGGTTGCATCCACATTCATTCTTGCATTTGCTGGCACATGGGTAACAAACAAATTTGTTGAACCTCGACTAGGCAAATATTCTGGAGAGGTGAAGGCCGATAAACTTGAAAAGCTTTCAGCCAAGGAAAAGAAAGGTCTGAAGATAGTGGGTATTGTAACAATATTCTTTATCCTTTTAATTGCTGCAGGTCTTTATCCTGAAAATGGTTTGCTTAGAGGACCTGATAATTCTATATTCAAATCTCCTGTTTTAAAAGGCTTCATTGCAATTTTATTTATTATTGCTTCTATTTTGGGGATAGTTTATGGTTTTATAACTGGGAATTTTAAATCTGATTCTGATGTTGTTAAAGGGATGGTCGACAACTTCAAAACTTTAGCAGCATTTTTGGTACTCGTATTCTTTGCAGCACAATTTGTTGCTTATTTCAAATGGAGTAATCTGGGGCTAATTCTTGCTGTTAGCGGTGCAGAATTCATTCAAAGCCTGGATATTGGCCTAATTCCGCTTGCAATTTCATTCATAATTCTTTCTGGAATTATCAATATGTTTATGGGCAGTGCTTCCGCAAAATGGGCTATTTTGGGTCCCGTATTTATTCCTATGTTTATGCTCCTTGGTTACTCACCTGAATTATCTCAAGTTGTTTTCAGAATTGGTGATAGCGTTACAAATATCATATCTCCAATGATGAGTTTCTTTGCTCTGATAATAGTGTATTTTGAAAAATATGATAAAAAAGCAGGAATTGGAACTTTAATATCAACCATGCTTCCTTATTCTTTAGCATTTTTTGTTTTATGGTCTCTATTACTTATTGGATGGATATTACTCAAATTGCCATTGGGTCCTGGGGCAGGACTGTTTTATGGCTAA
- a CDS encoding short-chain dehydrogenase: MNVLHRYYRKAMFYKFLKNTAFKAGLIILVFTGVLLVLEYFFIDIHAILNTLVTSFKPAIVFLVFLVSESILGLLPPEVFIAWSSKSANPWFFLIILATLSYIAGIFSYFLGRYIFLIPAIQNHIEIKIAKHMINLRKWGGLLVVIGAISPIPHSIVSLASGLIKFDFKKYLLWALFRYIRFIIYALIIFKLL; encoded by the coding sequence ATGAATGTATTACATCGATATTATCGAAAAGCGATGTTTTACAAATTTTTAAAGAACACAGCATTTAAAGCGGGCTTAATTATTCTTGTTTTTACAGGAGTATTATTAGTACTGGAGTATTTTTTTATCGATATCCATGCGATTCTCAATACTTTAGTTACCAGCTTTAAACCAGCAATAGTGTTTTTAGTTTTTTTAGTTTCAGAAAGTATTCTAGGCTTATTACCTCCTGAGGTATTTATTGCATGGAGTTCTAAATCGGCTAATCCCTGGTTCTTTCTAATCATTTTAGCAACATTATCATATATTGCAGGTATTTTTTCCTACTTCCTTGGTCGATATATATTTCTTATTCCTGCTATCCAAAATCATATTGAAATCAAGATTGCAAAGCATATGATAAATCTACGAAAATGGGGTGGTCTATTAGTTGTTATTGGTGCAATATCTCCCATTCCTCATTCAATTGTAAGTTTAGCTTCAGGATTAATAAAGTTTGATTTTAAAAAATATCTACTTTGGGCCTTGTTCAGGTATATTCGCTTTATAATTTATGCTCTTATAATTTTCAAACTGTTGTAA